A genome region from Brassica oleracea var. oleracea cultivar TO1000 chromosome C2, BOL, whole genome shotgun sequence includes the following:
- the LOC106327264 gene encoding LOW QUALITY PROTEIN: cytochrome P450 86A2-like (The sequence of the model RefSeq protein was modified relative to this genomic sequence to represent the inferred CDS: inserted 1 base in 1 codon): protein MDVSNTMLLVAIAAAYWLWFKRISRWLKGPRVWPILGSLPGLIEQRDRMHDWITENLRACGGTYQTCICAVPFLAKKQGLVTVTCDPKNIEHMLKTRFDNYPKGPAWQAVFHDFLGQGIFNADGDTWLFQGKTAALEFTTRTLRQAMGRWVNRGIKLRFCPILETAQIKCEPVDLQDLVLRLTFDNICGLAFRKDTRTCAPGLPENGFASAFDRATEASLQRFILPEFLWKLKKWLGLGLEVSLNRSLGEIDGYLDAVINTRKQELLSQQESGVQGHDDLLSRFMKKKDQKGQSYSEGFLRHVALNFILAGRDTSSVALSWFFWLVTTHPTVENKIVREICSVLIETRGXRVSSWTEEPLGFDEVDRLVYLKAALSETLRLYPSVPEDSKHVVNDDIMPDGTFVPAGSSVTYSIYASGRMKTTWGEDCLEFKPERWISPDDGKFLNHNQYRFVAFNAGPRICLGKELAYLQMKTIAAAV from the exons ATGGATGTATCCAATACGATGCTGCTTGTAGCGATCGCTGCAGCTTACTGGCTATGGTTCAAGCGGATCTCACGGTGGCTAAAGGGTCCACGTGTCTGGCCGATATTGGGCAGTCTTCCGGGTCTGATCGAGCAGCGTGACCGTATGCATGACTGGATCACTGAGAACCTCCGTGCGTGTGGCGGTACGTATCAGACATGTATCTGTGCAGTGCCTTTCTTGGCCAAGAAGCAAGGTCTCGTGACGGTCACTTGCGACCCCAAGAACATTGAACACATGCTCAAGACCCGCTTCGATAACTATCCTAAAGGTCCCGCGTGGCAAGCCGTTTTCCATGACTTCCTCGGCCAAGGAATCTTCAACGCTGACGGCGACACCTGGCTCTTCCAGGGCAAAACCGCCGCTCTTGAATTTACCACCAG GACGCTGAGGCAAGCCATGGGTAGGTGGGTAAACCGGGGAATCAAGCTCAGGTTCTGTCCGATTCTTGAAACGGCTCAGATCAAATGCGAGCCGGTCGACCTCCAAGACTTGGTTCTACGCCTCACATTCGACAACATTTGCGGTTTAGCGTTTAGAAAGGACACTCGAACCTGTGCGCCAGGACTTCCCGAGAATGGATTCGCTTCGGCTTTTGACCGAGCCACCGAAGCTTCTCTGCAGCGGTTTATTCTGCCGGAATTCCTGTGGAAGCTCAAGAAATGGCTGGGGCTCGGCTTAGAAGTCAGCTTGAACCGGAGCTTGGGAGAGATTGATGGGTATTTAGATGCAGTCATTAATACACGTAAGCAAGAACTGCTGAGTCAGCAAGAGAGTGGGGTCCAAGGACACGACGATCTCCTCTCCCGTTTTATGAAGAAGAAAGATCAGAAAGGTCAGTCTTACAGCGAGGGTTTCCTGCGGCACGTGGCGCTTAATTTCATACTAGCTGGTCGTGACACGTCATCAGTAGCACTGAGCTGGTTTTTCTGGCTCGTCACGACGCATCCAACGGTGGAGAATAAGATCGTGCGCGAGATATGCTCCGTTCTGATCGAGACGCGTG ACCGCGTCTCGTCGTGGACGGAGGAGCCCTTAGGATTCGATGAGGTGGATCGATTGGTTTACCTCAAGGCGGCGCTCTCGGAGACGCTCAGGCTTTACCCATCGGTGCCGGAGGACTCGAAGCACGTCGTGAACGACGATATTATGCCGGACGGAACCTTCGTACCGGCGGGATCGTCGGTGACATATTCGATATACGCGTCGGGGAGGATGAAGACAACGTGGGGAGAGGATTGCCTGGAATTCAAGCCGGAGAGGTGGATCTCGCCGGACGATGGGAAATTCCTGAACCACAATCAGTATAGATTCGTGGCGTTTAACGCCGGACCAAGGATATGTCTGGGGAAAGAACTAGCATATCTCCAGATGAAAACGATAGCTGCGGCGGTTTAG
- the LOC106327265 gene encoding acyl-CoA thioesterase 2 isoform X3 — MKTESSSSVVEFLEKVPLLHRLTSSSLKKIAQVLVFKRYERGDYVVGRDEEEMEGVYFILEGQAQVLGPVGEENCSEFFLKPFDYFGRGIFGNVYAVDVVAVSQLTCLLLTCDHCHLLETKPICDLDNQRSLLERILYMDPLDLNVFRGFTLPNAPALGKVFGGQFVAQGLAAASKTVEFMKLVHSLHAYFLLSGDTNSKDFNLNMLLLASTLLFSSESSLAVPIIYEVSRLRDGNNFATRRVDARQKGKTIFTLFASFQREQQGFDHLESNMPHMLPPETLVPRDEMLQRRMTDHLIPRYYRNKVATQYTAPLPIDIRFCEPNYSTEERKSPSRLKYWFKARGELSDDQALHRCVVAFASDLMYAFISSDPHRKKGMSAVPVSLDHSMWFHRPLRADDWLLFVMVNLTASQSRGLATGEMFNRKGELVVSLKQEALLKETVTSNPILDSKL, encoded by the exons ATGAAAACTGAATCATCATCATCAG TAGTGGAGTTCCTTGAGAAGGTACCCTTGTTGCATCGGTTAACTTCTTCTTCTCTGAAGAAAATCGCCCAAGTCCTTGTCTTCAAGCGTTACG AGAGAGGGGATTATGTAGTTGGTAGAGATGAGGAGGAGATGGAGGGAGTCTATTTTATCTTGGAAGGACAG GCTCAGGTTCTAGGACCTGTCGGAGAAGAGAACTGTTCAGAGTTTTTCTTGAAACCATTTGATTACTTCGGCCGTG GCATTTTTGGGAATGTTTATGCAGTAGATGTTGTTGCTGTCTCACAG CTTACCTGCCTACTCTTGACTTGTGATCATTGTCATTTGCTTGAGACAAAGCCAATCTGTGATTTAGATAACCAACGCTCTCTCCTGGAACGCATTTTGTATATGGATCCATTAGAT TTGAATGTATTCAGGGGGTTCACTCTACCCAATGCCCCAGCCCTTGGAAAGGTTTTCGGAGGGCAATTTGTTGCACAG GGACTTGCCGCAGCCTCAAAAACTGTTGAATTTATGAAGTTAGTCCATAGTTTACACGCCTATTTCCTTCTTTCTGGAGATACTAATAGTAAGGACTTTAATCTCAATATGCTTTTGCTAGCAAGCACATTGCTGTTTTCCTCTGAAAGTTCTCTTGCAGTTCCCATCATATATGAAGTTAGCCGCTTACGCGATGGCAACAACTTTGCCACCCGAAGAGTAGATGCAAGACAGAAAGGAAAAACCATATTCACCTTGTTTGCATCATTTCAG AGAGAGCAACAAGGTTTTGATCACCTGGAGTCGAACATGCCTCATATGCTACCTCCTGAAACG CTTGTACCAAGGGATGAAATGCTTCAACGGCGTATGACTGACCATCTGATACCTAG GTATTACCGAAATAAAGTTGCAACCCAATATACTGCTCCATTGCCTATAGATATTCGATTTTGTGAGCCAAATTACTCCACAGAAGAGAGAAAGTCTCCTTCAAG ATTGAAATATTGGTTTAAGGCAAGGGGAGAACTTTCTGACGACCAGGCTTTGCACCG ATGTGTGGTTGCATTTGCTTCAGATTTGATGTACGCCTTTATCAGTTCAGACCCTCACCGTAAAAAGGGCATGAGTGCTGTTCCTGTTAGCCTTGACCATTC GATGTGGTTCCACCGACCTCTAAGAGCTGATGACTGGCTCCTCTTTGTG ATGGTGAATCTAACAGCGTCTCAAAGTCGTGGTTTAGCAACTGGAGAAATGTTCAACAGAAAGGGAGAG CTGGTGGTATCGTTGAAGCAAGAAGCTTTGCTCAAAGAAACTGTGACTAGTAACCCCATCTTGGACTCCAAGCTGTGA
- the LOC106327265 gene encoding acyl-CoA thioesterase 2 isoform X6, which translates to MKTESSSSVVEFLEKVPLLHRLTSSSLKKIAQVLVFKRYERGDYVVGRDEEEMEGVYFILEGQAQVLGPVGEENCSEFFLKPFDYFGRGIFGNVYAVDVVAVSQLTCLLLTCDHCHLLETKPICDLDNQRSLLERILYMDPLDLNVFRGFTLPNAPALGKVFGGQFVAQGLAAASKTVEFMKLVHSLHAYFLLSGDTNIPIIYEVSRLRDGNNFATRRVDARQKGKTIFTLFASFQREQQGFDHLESNMPHMLPPETLVPRDEMLQRRMTDHLIPRYYRNKVATQYTAPLPIDIRFCEPNYSTEERKSPSRLKYWFKARGELSDDQALHRCVVAFASDLMYAFISSDPHRKKGMSAVPVSLDHSMWFHRPLRADDWLLFVMVNLTASQSRGLATGEMFNRKGELVVSLKQEALLKETVTSNPILDSKL; encoded by the exons ATGAAAACTGAATCATCATCATCAG TAGTGGAGTTCCTTGAGAAGGTACCCTTGTTGCATCGGTTAACTTCTTCTTCTCTGAAGAAAATCGCCCAAGTCCTTGTCTTCAAGCGTTACG AGAGAGGGGATTATGTAGTTGGTAGAGATGAGGAGGAGATGGAGGGAGTCTATTTTATCTTGGAAGGACAG GCTCAGGTTCTAGGACCTGTCGGAGAAGAGAACTGTTCAGAGTTTTTCTTGAAACCATTTGATTACTTCGGCCGTG GCATTTTTGGGAATGTTTATGCAGTAGATGTTGTTGCTGTCTCACAG CTTACCTGCCTACTCTTGACTTGTGATCATTGTCATTTGCTTGAGACAAAGCCAATCTGTGATTTAGATAACCAACGCTCTCTCCTGGAACGCATTTTGTATATGGATCCATTAGAT TTGAATGTATTCAGGGGGTTCACTCTACCCAATGCCCCAGCCCTTGGAAAGGTTTTCGGAGGGCAATTTGTTGCACAG GGACTTGCCGCAGCCTCAAAAACTGTTGAATTTATGAAGTTAGTCCATAGTTTACACGCCTATTTCCTTCTTTCTGGAGATACTAATA TTCCCATCATATATGAAGTTAGCCGCTTACGCGATGGCAACAACTTTGCCACCCGAAGAGTAGATGCAAGACAGAAAGGAAAAACCATATTCACCTTGTTTGCATCATTTCAG AGAGAGCAACAAGGTTTTGATCACCTGGAGTCGAACATGCCTCATATGCTACCTCCTGAAACG CTTGTACCAAGGGATGAAATGCTTCAACGGCGTATGACTGACCATCTGATACCTAG GTATTACCGAAATAAAGTTGCAACCCAATATACTGCTCCATTGCCTATAGATATTCGATTTTGTGAGCCAAATTACTCCACAGAAGAGAGAAAGTCTCCTTCAAG ATTGAAATATTGGTTTAAGGCAAGGGGAGAACTTTCTGACGACCAGGCTTTGCACCG ATGTGTGGTTGCATTTGCTTCAGATTTGATGTACGCCTTTATCAGTTCAGACCCTCACCGTAAAAAGGGCATGAGTGCTGTTCCTGTTAGCCTTGACCATTC GATGTGGTTCCACCGACCTCTAAGAGCTGATGACTGGCTCCTCTTTGTG ATGGTGAATCTAACAGCGTCTCAAAGTCGTGGTTTAGCAACTGGAGAAATGTTCAACAGAAAGGGAGAG CTGGTGGTATCGTTGAAGCAAGAAGCTTTGCTCAAAGAAACTGTGACTAGTAACCCCATCTTGGACTCCAAGCTGTGA
- the LOC106327265 gene encoding acyl-CoA thioesterase 2 isoform X2 yields MKTESSSSVEFLEKVPLLHRLTSSSLKKIAQVLVFKRYERGDYVVGRDEEEMEGVYFILEGQVWIVTLCDSYEDKRQLQLVMFCFQAQVLGPVGEENCSEFFLKPFDYFGRGIFGNVYAVDVVAVSQLTCLLLTCDHCHLLETKPICDLDNQRSLLERILYMDPLDLNVFRGFTLPNAPALGKVFGGQFVAQGLAAASKTVEFMKLVHSLHAYFLLSGDTNSKDFNLNMLLLASTLLFSSESSLAVPIIYEVSRLRDGNNFATRRVDARQKGKTIFTLFASFQREQQGFDHLESNMPHMLPPETLVPRDEMLQRRMTDHLIPRYYRNKVATQYTAPLPIDIRFCEPNYSTEERKSPSRLKYWFKARGELSDDQALHRCVVAFASDLMYAFISSDPHRKKGMSAVPVSLDHSMWFHRPLRADDWLLFVMVNLTASQSRGLATGEMFNRKGELVVSLKQEALLKETVTSNPILDSKL; encoded by the exons ATGAAAACTGAATCATCATCATCAG TGGAGTTCCTTGAGAAGGTACCCTTGTTGCATCGGTTAACTTCTTCTTCTCTGAAGAAAATCGCCCAAGTCCTTGTCTTCAAGCGTTACG AGAGAGGGGATTATGTAGTTGGTAGAGATGAGGAGGAGATGGAGGGAGTCTATTTTATCTTGGAAGGACAGGTTTGGATTGTTACTTTGTGTGACTCATATGAAGATAAAAGACAATTGCAACTTGTTATGTTTTGTTTTCAGGCTCAGGTTCTAGGACCTGTCGGAGAAGAGAACTGTTCAGAGTTTTTCTTGAAACCATTTGATTACTTCGGCCGTG GCATTTTTGGGAATGTTTATGCAGTAGATGTTGTTGCTGTCTCACAG CTTACCTGCCTACTCTTGACTTGTGATCATTGTCATTTGCTTGAGACAAAGCCAATCTGTGATTTAGATAACCAACGCTCTCTCCTGGAACGCATTTTGTATATGGATCCATTAGAT TTGAATGTATTCAGGGGGTTCACTCTACCCAATGCCCCAGCCCTTGGAAAGGTTTTCGGAGGGCAATTTGTTGCACAG GGACTTGCCGCAGCCTCAAAAACTGTTGAATTTATGAAGTTAGTCCATAGTTTACACGCCTATTTCCTTCTTTCTGGAGATACTAATAGTAAGGACTTTAATCTCAATATGCTTTTGCTAGCAAGCACATTGCTGTTTTCCTCTGAAAGTTCTCTTGCAGTTCCCATCATATATGAAGTTAGCCGCTTACGCGATGGCAACAACTTTGCCACCCGAAGAGTAGATGCAAGACAGAAAGGAAAAACCATATTCACCTTGTTTGCATCATTTCAG AGAGAGCAACAAGGTTTTGATCACCTGGAGTCGAACATGCCTCATATGCTACCTCCTGAAACG CTTGTACCAAGGGATGAAATGCTTCAACGGCGTATGACTGACCATCTGATACCTAG GTATTACCGAAATAAAGTTGCAACCCAATATACTGCTCCATTGCCTATAGATATTCGATTTTGTGAGCCAAATTACTCCACAGAAGAGAGAAAGTCTCCTTCAAG ATTGAAATATTGGTTTAAGGCAAGGGGAGAACTTTCTGACGACCAGGCTTTGCACCG ATGTGTGGTTGCATTTGCTTCAGATTTGATGTACGCCTTTATCAGTTCAGACCCTCACCGTAAAAAGGGCATGAGTGCTGTTCCTGTTAGCCTTGACCATTC GATGTGGTTCCACCGACCTCTAAGAGCTGATGACTGGCTCCTCTTTGTG ATGGTGAATCTAACAGCGTCTCAAAGTCGTGGTTTAGCAACTGGAGAAATGTTCAACAGAAAGGGAGAG CTGGTGGTATCGTTGAAGCAAGAAGCTTTGCTCAAAGAAACTGTGACTAGTAACCCCATCTTGGACTCCAAGCTGTGA
- the LOC106327265 gene encoding acyl-CoA thioesterase 2 isoform X4, whose translation MKTESSSSVVEFLEKVPLLHRLTSSSLKKIAQVLVFKRYERGDYVVGRDEEEMEGVYFILEGQVWIVTLCDSYEDKRQLQLVMFCFQAQVLGPVGEENCSEFFLKPFDYFGRGIFGNVYAVDVVAVSQLTCLLLTCDHCHLLETKPICDLDNQRSLLERILYMDPLDLNVFRGFTLPNAPALGKVFGGQFVAQGLAAASKTVEFMKLVHSLHAYFLLSGDTNIPIIYEVSRLRDGNNFATRRVDARQKGKTIFTLFASFQREQQGFDHLESNMPHMLPPETLVPRDEMLQRRMTDHLIPRYYRNKVATQYTAPLPIDIRFCEPNYSTEERKSPSRLKYWFKARGELSDDQALHRCVVAFASDLMYAFISSDPHRKKGMSAVPVSLDHSMWFHRPLRADDWLLFVMVNLTASQSRGLATGEMFNRKGELVVSLKQEALLKETVTSNPILDSKL comes from the exons ATGAAAACTGAATCATCATCATCAG TAGTGGAGTTCCTTGAGAAGGTACCCTTGTTGCATCGGTTAACTTCTTCTTCTCTGAAGAAAATCGCCCAAGTCCTTGTCTTCAAGCGTTACG AGAGAGGGGATTATGTAGTTGGTAGAGATGAGGAGGAGATGGAGGGAGTCTATTTTATCTTGGAAGGACAGGTTTGGATTGTTACTTTGTGTGACTCATATGAAGATAAAAGACAATTGCAACTTGTTATGTTTTGTTTTCAGGCTCAGGTTCTAGGACCTGTCGGAGAAGAGAACTGTTCAGAGTTTTTCTTGAAACCATTTGATTACTTCGGCCGTG GCATTTTTGGGAATGTTTATGCAGTAGATGTTGTTGCTGTCTCACAG CTTACCTGCCTACTCTTGACTTGTGATCATTGTCATTTGCTTGAGACAAAGCCAATCTGTGATTTAGATAACCAACGCTCTCTCCTGGAACGCATTTTGTATATGGATCCATTAGAT TTGAATGTATTCAGGGGGTTCACTCTACCCAATGCCCCAGCCCTTGGAAAGGTTTTCGGAGGGCAATTTGTTGCACAG GGACTTGCCGCAGCCTCAAAAACTGTTGAATTTATGAAGTTAGTCCATAGTTTACACGCCTATTTCCTTCTTTCTGGAGATACTAATA TTCCCATCATATATGAAGTTAGCCGCTTACGCGATGGCAACAACTTTGCCACCCGAAGAGTAGATGCAAGACAGAAAGGAAAAACCATATTCACCTTGTTTGCATCATTTCAG AGAGAGCAACAAGGTTTTGATCACCTGGAGTCGAACATGCCTCATATGCTACCTCCTGAAACG CTTGTACCAAGGGATGAAATGCTTCAACGGCGTATGACTGACCATCTGATACCTAG GTATTACCGAAATAAAGTTGCAACCCAATATACTGCTCCATTGCCTATAGATATTCGATTTTGTGAGCCAAATTACTCCACAGAAGAGAGAAAGTCTCCTTCAAG ATTGAAATATTGGTTTAAGGCAAGGGGAGAACTTTCTGACGACCAGGCTTTGCACCG ATGTGTGGTTGCATTTGCTTCAGATTTGATGTACGCCTTTATCAGTTCAGACCCTCACCGTAAAAAGGGCATGAGTGCTGTTCCTGTTAGCCTTGACCATTC GATGTGGTTCCACCGACCTCTAAGAGCTGATGACTGGCTCCTCTTTGTG ATGGTGAATCTAACAGCGTCTCAAAGTCGTGGTTTAGCAACTGGAGAAATGTTCAACAGAAAGGGAGAG CTGGTGGTATCGTTGAAGCAAGAAGCTTTGCTCAAAGAAACTGTGACTAGTAACCCCATCTTGGACTCCAAGCTGTGA
- the LOC106327265 gene encoding acyl-CoA thioesterase 2 isoform X5: MKTESSSSVEFLEKVPLLHRLTSSSLKKIAQVLVFKRYERGDYVVGRDEEEMEGVYFILEGQAQVLGPVGEENCSEFFLKPFDYFGRGIFGNVYAVDVVAVSQLTCLLLTCDHCHLLETKPICDLDNQRSLLERILYMDPLDLNVFRGFTLPNAPALGKVFGGQFVAQGLAAASKTVEFMKLVHSLHAYFLLSGDTNSKDFNLNMLLLASTLLFSSESSLAVPIIYEVSRLRDGNNFATRRVDARQKGKTIFTLFASFQREQQGFDHLESNMPHMLPPETLVPRDEMLQRRMTDHLIPRYYRNKVATQYTAPLPIDIRFCEPNYSTEERKSPSRLKYWFKARGELSDDQALHRCVVAFASDLMYAFISSDPHRKKGMSAVPVSLDHSMWFHRPLRADDWLLFVMVNLTASQSRGLATGEMFNRKGELVVSLKQEALLKETVTSNPILDSKL; encoded by the exons ATGAAAACTGAATCATCATCATCAG TGGAGTTCCTTGAGAAGGTACCCTTGTTGCATCGGTTAACTTCTTCTTCTCTGAAGAAAATCGCCCAAGTCCTTGTCTTCAAGCGTTACG AGAGAGGGGATTATGTAGTTGGTAGAGATGAGGAGGAGATGGAGGGAGTCTATTTTATCTTGGAAGGACAG GCTCAGGTTCTAGGACCTGTCGGAGAAGAGAACTGTTCAGAGTTTTTCTTGAAACCATTTGATTACTTCGGCCGTG GCATTTTTGGGAATGTTTATGCAGTAGATGTTGTTGCTGTCTCACAG CTTACCTGCCTACTCTTGACTTGTGATCATTGTCATTTGCTTGAGACAAAGCCAATCTGTGATTTAGATAACCAACGCTCTCTCCTGGAACGCATTTTGTATATGGATCCATTAGAT TTGAATGTATTCAGGGGGTTCACTCTACCCAATGCCCCAGCCCTTGGAAAGGTTTTCGGAGGGCAATTTGTTGCACAG GGACTTGCCGCAGCCTCAAAAACTGTTGAATTTATGAAGTTAGTCCATAGTTTACACGCCTATTTCCTTCTTTCTGGAGATACTAATAGTAAGGACTTTAATCTCAATATGCTTTTGCTAGCAAGCACATTGCTGTTTTCCTCTGAAAGTTCTCTTGCAGTTCCCATCATATATGAAGTTAGCCGCTTACGCGATGGCAACAACTTTGCCACCCGAAGAGTAGATGCAAGACAGAAAGGAAAAACCATATTCACCTTGTTTGCATCATTTCAG AGAGAGCAACAAGGTTTTGATCACCTGGAGTCGAACATGCCTCATATGCTACCTCCTGAAACG CTTGTACCAAGGGATGAAATGCTTCAACGGCGTATGACTGACCATCTGATACCTAG GTATTACCGAAATAAAGTTGCAACCCAATATACTGCTCCATTGCCTATAGATATTCGATTTTGTGAGCCAAATTACTCCACAGAAGAGAGAAAGTCTCCTTCAAG ATTGAAATATTGGTTTAAGGCAAGGGGAGAACTTTCTGACGACCAGGCTTTGCACCG ATGTGTGGTTGCATTTGCTTCAGATTTGATGTACGCCTTTATCAGTTCAGACCCTCACCGTAAAAAGGGCATGAGTGCTGTTCCTGTTAGCCTTGACCATTC GATGTGGTTCCACCGACCTCTAAGAGCTGATGACTGGCTCCTCTTTGTG ATGGTGAATCTAACAGCGTCTCAAAGTCGTGGTTTAGCAACTGGAGAAATGTTCAACAGAAAGGGAGAG CTGGTGGTATCGTTGAAGCAAGAAGCTTTGCTCAAAGAAACTGTGACTAGTAACCCCATCTTGGACTCCAAGCTGTGA
- the LOC106327265 gene encoding acyl-CoA thioesterase 2 isoform X1, whose translation MKTESSSSVVEFLEKVPLLHRLTSSSLKKIAQVLVFKRYERGDYVVGRDEEEMEGVYFILEGQVWIVTLCDSYEDKRQLQLVMFCFQAQVLGPVGEENCSEFFLKPFDYFGRGIFGNVYAVDVVAVSQLTCLLLTCDHCHLLETKPICDLDNQRSLLERILYMDPLDLNVFRGFTLPNAPALGKVFGGQFVAQGLAAASKTVEFMKLVHSLHAYFLLSGDTNSKDFNLNMLLLASTLLFSSESSLAVPIIYEVSRLRDGNNFATRRVDARQKGKTIFTLFASFQREQQGFDHLESNMPHMLPPETLVPRDEMLQRRMTDHLIPRYYRNKVATQYTAPLPIDIRFCEPNYSTEERKSPSRLKYWFKARGELSDDQALHRCVVAFASDLMYAFISSDPHRKKGMSAVPVSLDHSMWFHRPLRADDWLLFVMVNLTASQSRGLATGEMFNRKGELVVSLKQEALLKETVTSNPILDSKL comes from the exons ATGAAAACTGAATCATCATCATCAG TAGTGGAGTTCCTTGAGAAGGTACCCTTGTTGCATCGGTTAACTTCTTCTTCTCTGAAGAAAATCGCCCAAGTCCTTGTCTTCAAGCGTTACG AGAGAGGGGATTATGTAGTTGGTAGAGATGAGGAGGAGATGGAGGGAGTCTATTTTATCTTGGAAGGACAGGTTTGGATTGTTACTTTGTGTGACTCATATGAAGATAAAAGACAATTGCAACTTGTTATGTTTTGTTTTCAGGCTCAGGTTCTAGGACCTGTCGGAGAAGAGAACTGTTCAGAGTTTTTCTTGAAACCATTTGATTACTTCGGCCGTG GCATTTTTGGGAATGTTTATGCAGTAGATGTTGTTGCTGTCTCACAG CTTACCTGCCTACTCTTGACTTGTGATCATTGTCATTTGCTTGAGACAAAGCCAATCTGTGATTTAGATAACCAACGCTCTCTCCTGGAACGCATTTTGTATATGGATCCATTAGAT TTGAATGTATTCAGGGGGTTCACTCTACCCAATGCCCCAGCCCTTGGAAAGGTTTTCGGAGGGCAATTTGTTGCACAG GGACTTGCCGCAGCCTCAAAAACTGTTGAATTTATGAAGTTAGTCCATAGTTTACACGCCTATTTCCTTCTTTCTGGAGATACTAATAGTAAGGACTTTAATCTCAATATGCTTTTGCTAGCAAGCACATTGCTGTTTTCCTCTGAAAGTTCTCTTGCAGTTCCCATCATATATGAAGTTAGCCGCTTACGCGATGGCAACAACTTTGCCACCCGAAGAGTAGATGCAAGACAGAAAGGAAAAACCATATTCACCTTGTTTGCATCATTTCAG AGAGAGCAACAAGGTTTTGATCACCTGGAGTCGAACATGCCTCATATGCTACCTCCTGAAACG CTTGTACCAAGGGATGAAATGCTTCAACGGCGTATGACTGACCATCTGATACCTAG GTATTACCGAAATAAAGTTGCAACCCAATATACTGCTCCATTGCCTATAGATATTCGATTTTGTGAGCCAAATTACTCCACAGAAGAGAGAAAGTCTCCTTCAAG ATTGAAATATTGGTTTAAGGCAAGGGGAGAACTTTCTGACGACCAGGCTTTGCACCG ATGTGTGGTTGCATTTGCTTCAGATTTGATGTACGCCTTTATCAGTTCAGACCCTCACCGTAAAAAGGGCATGAGTGCTGTTCCTGTTAGCCTTGACCATTC GATGTGGTTCCACCGACCTCTAAGAGCTGATGACTGGCTCCTCTTTGTG ATGGTGAATCTAACAGCGTCTCAAAGTCGTGGTTTAGCAACTGGAGAAATGTTCAACAGAAAGGGAGAG CTGGTGGTATCGTTGAAGCAAGAAGCTTTGCTCAAAGAAACTGTGACTAGTAACCCCATCTTGGACTCCAAGCTGTGA